A stretch of Prunus dulcis chromosome 6, ALMONDv2, whole genome shotgun sequence DNA encodes these proteins:
- the LOC117631078 gene encoding DEAD-box ATP-dependent RNA helicase 37-like codes for MRTSWADLAANSAAENATSGSSVSNAVAGTAAAPTRSTYVPPHLRNRPPSADPPAPAYTGPPANDRGGFSGSRWGGPRNDNSRSGPGYGGNGGRGGGWGSRSGGWDGRVREVNPFGEEEETEQPFSEQENSGINFDAYEDIPVETSGDNVPTPVNTFADIDLGDALNKNIQRCKYVKPTPVQRHAIPISLAGRDLMACAQTGSGKTAAFCFPIISGIMTGQPAQRPPRGVHTVYPLALILSPTRELSIQIHEEARKFSYQTGVRVVVAYGGAPINQQLRELERGVDILVATPGRLVDLLERARVSLQMIRYLALDEADRMLDMGFEPQIRKIVEQMDMPPPGARQTMLFSATFPKEIQRLASDFLAKYIFLAVGRVGSSTDLIVQRVEFVHESDKRSHLMDLLHAQRANGVQGKQALTLVFVETKKGADSLEHWLCMNGFPATTIHGDRSQQEREQALRSFKSGNTPILVATDVAARGLDIPHVAHVVNFDLPNDIDDYVHRIGRTGRAGKSGLATAFFNENNSSLARSLADLMQESNQEVPAWLSRYAARSSFGGGRNRRSGGGRFGGRDFRRDSSFSRGGSDYYGGGSSGGYGGSSGGYSGGGGYGGPGMTSAWD; via the exons ATGCGAACTTCATGGGCAGATTTGGCTGCAAATTCTGCAGCTGAGAATGCAACTTCTGGCTCTTCCGTTAGCAATGCTGTTGCTGGGACGGCTGCTGCTCCTACTCGGTCCACCTATGTCCCCCCCCATCTGCGTAACCGTCCTCCTTCAGCAGACCCACCTGCTCCAGCCTATACTGGCCCGCCTGCCAATGATCGAGGTGGGTTCAGCGGATCTCGTTGGGGTGGTCCCAGAAATGACAATAGTCGATCTGGACCTGGCTATGGTGGCAATGGTGGTCGAGGTGGTGGATGGGGCAGCAGAAGTGGTGGTTGGGATGGGAGGGTGCGAGAAGTGAACCCCTttggagaagaggaagaaacagAGCAGCCATTTAGTGAGCAAGAAAACAGTGGTATTAACTTCGATGCATATGAAGATATTCCGGTTGAGACAAGTGGTGATAATGTTCCGACCCCTGTGAATACATTTGCTGATATTGACTTGGGTGATGcacttaataaaaatattcagaGGTGCAAATACGTGAAACCAACACCTGTGCAGCGTCATGCTATTCCCATCTCCCTTGCGGGCCGGGACTTGATGGCATGTGCCCAAACTGGTTCTGGAAAGACGGCTGCTTTCTGTTTCCCAATCATCAGTGGAATTATGACGGGACAACCTGCACAGAGACCGCCCCGTGGTGTACATACAGTTTATCCACTTGCTCTCATTTTATCTCCTACTAGGGAGCTTTCAATTCAA ATTCATGAGGAAGCTAGGAAATTTTCATATCAAACAGGTGTCAGGGTGGTTGTTGCCTATGGAGGAGCACCAATTAACCAACAG CTGCGGGAACTTGAAAGAGGTGTTGATATTCTTGTGGCAACTCCTGGAAGATTGGTGGATTTGCTGGAGAGAGCTAGAGTTTCATTGCAGATGATTAGGTATTTAGCCCTAGATGAGGCTGATCGAATGCTGGATATGGGTTTTGAACCACAAATAAGGAAAATTGTGGAACAAATGGACATGCCTCCACCAGGTGCACGACAGACTATGCTGTTCAGTGCCACTTTTCCAAAGGAAATACag AGACTGGCCTCTGATTTTCTTGCAAAGTACATCTTTCTCGCAGTTGGAAGGGTGGGTTCTAGTACTGATTTGATTGTCCAAAGAGTGGAATTTGTTCATGAGTCTGATAAAAGAAGTCACCTTATGGACCTTCTTCATGCACAGAGGGCCAATGGCGTACAGGGCAAG CAAGCTCTGACATTAGTATTTGTGGAGACAAAGAAGGGAGCTGATTCACTGGAACACTGGTTGTGTATGAATGGTTTTCCTGCAACTACTATTCATGGTGACAGATCACAGCAG GAAAGAGAACAAGCATTGAGGTCATTTAAGAGCGGCAACACTCCAATTTTGGTGGCTACTGATGTGGCTGCACGTGGGCTTGACATTCCTCATGTTGCACATGTTGTCAACTTTGATCTTCCAAATGACATTGACGATTATGTCCACCGCATTGGTCGTACTGGACGAGCTGGAAAATCTGGTTTAGCTACTGCCTTCTTTAATGAGAACAATTCATCCCTGGCTAGATCTTTAGCAGATTTGATGCAAGAATCAAATCAAGAAGTACCTGCTTGGCTGTCCCGGTATGCAGCTCGATCTTCTTTTGGTGGTGGGAGGAACCGTCGTTCTGGGGGAGGCCGGTTTGGTGGCCGTGACTTCCGAAGGGATTCCTCTTTCAGTAGGGGTGGTTCTGATTACTATGGCGGAGGCAGCAGTGGTGGATATGGGGGTTCTTCTGGTGGTTATAGTGGAGGTGGAGGATATGGTGGTCCTGGGATGACCAGTGCATGGGACTAA
- the LOC117631451 gene encoding phytoene synthase 2, chloroplastic-like isoform X1, producing MCSTFSLAAKTYIGESNGIRHRKSMVTATRAEVIPAPKQRSRPVFPELSIQGIPIADLHVQEIVQRQSQTYSMDREGARRKPQFCPSFLEEAYERCRNICAEYAKTFYLGTLLMTEERQKAIWAIYVWCRRTDELVDGPNSVYMSSEVLDRWEERLQEIFEGRPYDMLDAALTHTVFSFPLDIKPFRDMIEGMRMDTRKCRYQNFQELYLYCYYVAGTVGLMSVPVMGIAPDSLISAQSTYDAALYLGIGNQLTNILRDVGEDALRGRVYLPQDELAQFGLGDNDVFSRKVTDQWREFMKEQITRARLYFNLAEDGASQLDKASRWPVWSSLLIYRNILDAIEDNDYDNLTKRAYVRRAKKLLMLPLAYSRSLSTSSLLSQQHKNVRSTKSF from the exons ATGTGTTCAACATTTTCCCTTGCAGCAAAGACTTACATTGGAGAGAGCAATGGAATTCGACATCGAAAATCCATGGTCACAGCAACAAGAGCTGAAGTGATTCCAGCTCCCAAGCAAAGAAGCAGACCTGTTTTTCCTGAGTTATCAATACAAGGCATTCCTATTGCTGATTTACATGTACAAGAAATTGTTCAAAGGCAGTCTCAGACTTACAGCATGGACAGAGAAGGCGCCCGCAGAAAGCCACAGTTCTGTCCTAGCTTTCTTGAAGAAGCATATGAAAGGTGCAGGAACATTTGTGCAGAATATGCTAAGACATTCTATCTAG GCACTTTACTAATGACAGAGGAGCGTCAAAAGGCAATATGGGCAATCTATG TTTGGTGTAGAAGAACAGATGAACTGGTGGATGGCCCCAATTCTGTCTACATGAGCTCTGAAGTTCTTGATAGATGGGAAGAGAGGCTGCAAGAAATTTTCGAAGGACGGCCTTACGACATGCTTGATGCTGCATTAACACACACAGTTTTCAGTTTCCCCTTGGACATCAAG CCTTTCAGGGACATGATCGAGGGTATGAGAATGGACACAAGAAAATGTCGTTACCAGAATTTTCAAGAGCTTTATCTTTACTGCTACTACGTGGCAGGGACGGTCGGCCTAATGAGTGTTCCTGTGATGGGAATTGCACCAGATTCTCTGATTTCTGCTCAAAGCACATATGATGCTGCACTATATTTGGGCATTGGAAATCAACTCACAAACATCCTTAGAGATGTTGGGGAAGA tGCTTTGAGAGGGAGAGTTTATCTTCCCCAAGATGAGCTAGCACAGTTCGGGTTAGGCGATAACGACGTTTTCTCAAGAAAGGTGACTGATCAGTGGAGAGAGTTCATGAAAGAACAGATTACAAGAGCAAGGTTGTATTTCAACCTGGCAGAGGATGGAGCTTCTCAGCTTGACAAGGCTAGCCGTTGGCCG GTATGGTCATCGCTACTGATTTATCGTAACATCTTGGATGCGATTGAGGATAACGATTACGATAACTTGACAAAGAGAGCATATGTAAGGAGAGCTAAGAAACTTCTCATGTTGCCTTTGGCATACTCAAGATCTCTGTCAACAAGTAGCTTGCTCTCCCAGCAGCACAAGAACGTAAGGAGTACAAAATCgttttga
- the LOC117631451 gene encoding phytoene synthase 2, chloroplastic-like isoform X2, which translates to MYKKLFKGSLRLTAWTEKAPAESHSSVLAFLKKHMKGTLLMTEERQKAIWAIYVWCRRTDELVDGPNSVYMSSEVLDRWEERLQEIFEGRPYDMLDAALTHTVFSFPLDIKPFRDMIEGMRMDTRKCRYQNFQELYLYCYYVAGTVGLMSVPVMGIAPDSLISAQSTYDAALYLGIGNQLTNILRDVGEDALRGRVYLPQDELAQFGLGDNDVFSRKVTDQWREFMKEQITRARLYFNLAEDGASQLDKASRWPVWSSLLIYRNILDAIEDNDYDNLTKRAYVRRAKKLLMLPLAYSRSLSTSSLLSQQHKNVRSTKSF; encoded by the exons ATGTACAAGAAATTGTTCAAAGGCAGTCTCAGACTTACAGCATGGACAGAGAAGGCGCCCGCAGAAAGCCACAGTTCTGTCCTAGCTTTCTTGAAGAAGCATATGAAAG GCACTTTACTAATGACAGAGGAGCGTCAAAAGGCAATATGGGCAATCTATG TTTGGTGTAGAAGAACAGATGAACTGGTGGATGGCCCCAATTCTGTCTACATGAGCTCTGAAGTTCTTGATAGATGGGAAGAGAGGCTGCAAGAAATTTTCGAAGGACGGCCTTACGACATGCTTGATGCTGCATTAACACACACAGTTTTCAGTTTCCCCTTGGACATCAAG CCTTTCAGGGACATGATCGAGGGTATGAGAATGGACACAAGAAAATGTCGTTACCAGAATTTTCAAGAGCTTTATCTTTACTGCTACTACGTGGCAGGGACGGTCGGCCTAATGAGTGTTCCTGTGATGGGAATTGCACCAGATTCTCTGATTTCTGCTCAAAGCACATATGATGCTGCACTATATTTGGGCATTGGAAATCAACTCACAAACATCCTTAGAGATGTTGGGGAAGA tGCTTTGAGAGGGAGAGTTTATCTTCCCCAAGATGAGCTAGCACAGTTCGGGTTAGGCGATAACGACGTTTTCTCAAGAAAGGTGACTGATCAGTGGAGAGAGTTCATGAAAGAACAGATTACAAGAGCAAGGTTGTATTTCAACCTGGCAGAGGATGGAGCTTCTCAGCTTGACAAGGCTAGCCGTTGGCCG GTATGGTCATCGCTACTGATTTATCGTAACATCTTGGATGCGATTGAGGATAACGATTACGATAACTTGACAAAGAGAGCATATGTAAGGAGAGCTAAGAAACTTCTCATGTTGCCTTTGGCATACTCAAGATCTCTGTCAACAAGTAGCTTGCTCTCCCAGCAGCACAAGAACGTAAGGAGTACAAAATCgttttga
- the LOC117631423 gene encoding uncharacterized protein LOC117631423, giving the protein MESISLTHAISATNHSFRWRRKRNPEKPFHSQRFHLHKPTGRLQKIHSKHSDFRDLKGYAKPSRLLPATEVKVCTDNSVVKAFSSLSDDGSQSLCKVKLGTSNVYGSSLSDLNAGILLCVIDENGDSILQRMPSSLITDHSTESEDGILHFQRGSVDEFTFEGPKLGKVEAVWISLESGQWRLGSVSLTVICGQQCSLEEKDGEKLQYIGFNYNFEVDDILLGEGSDSSMVELRPCLVTKLSGVDPFTVFNKSIPESTMLVGRGISNEETMREYEDLKLSLLLYDAMLIFVGTSVASFSAGEEVSFAFLTGGIGGFLYLLLLQRSVDGLPAPELTSSNTGRPNQIFGGSKGRIFVLALAIGFALFTVKYGSGGAPMEFTPKELMAGMIGFLACKVAVVLAAVKPMRISLKINE; this is encoded by the exons ATGGAGTCCATTTCTCTGACGCATGCAATCTCTGCAACAAATCACAGCTTTCgatggagaagaaaaaggaacccAGAAAAGCCATTTCACAGCCAAAGGTTTCACCTTCACAAACCAACTGGGCGACTTCAGAAAATCCATTCCAAACACTCGGATTTCCGAG ATTTAAAGGGCTATGCAAAGCCTTCACGTCTCTTGCCAGCTACAGAAGTGAAAGTCTGCACAGATAACTCAGTGGTAAAGGCTTTCTCATCTTTAAGTGATGATGGATCTCAGTCTCTATGTAAGGTTAAGTTAGGTACTAGTAATGTTTATGGCTCAAGTCTCTCTGACTTGAATGCTGGAATCCTCCTTTGTGTGATAGACGAAAACGGTGATTCCATATTACAGAGGATGCCCTCGAGTTTGATAACAGATCATTCTACAGAGTCAGAGGATGGCATACTTCACTTTCAACGAGGTTCTGTTGATGAGTTCACCTTTGAGGGACCTAAACTTGGAAAAGTTGAAGCCGTTTGGATCAGTCTTGAATCAG GCCAATGGAGGTTAGGAAGTGTGAGCTTGACCGTTATTTGTGGGCAACAATGTTCTTTGGAGGAAAAAGATGGAGAAAAACTTCAGTATATTGGTTTCAATTACAACTTTGAGGTTGATGATATCTTGCTGGGGGAGGGAAGTGATAGTTCCATGGTGGAACTTAGACCTTGCCTTGTCACCAAGCTATCTGGGGTTGACCCTTTCACTGTCTTCAATAAAAGCATCCCTGAATCAACTATGCTTGTGGGCCGTGGGATATCAAACGAGGAAACCATGAGAGAATATGAAGATTTGAAGTTATCTTTGCTACTTTACGATGCCATGCTGATCTTTGTTGGTACATCAGTCGCATCCTTCTCAGCGGGGGAAGAGGTGAGTTTTGCGTTTTTAACTGGTGGGATTGGCGGGTTCTTGTATCTGCTGCTACTGCAAAGGTCTGTTGATGGATTACCTGCTCCAGAATTGACTTCCAGTAACACAGGAAGGCCCAACCAAATCTTTGGAGGATCTAAGGGCCGAATATTTGTTCTTGCATTGGCGATTGGTTTTGCTTTATTCACAGTGAAGTATGGCTCGGGGGGTGCCCCCATGGAATTCACACCTAAGGAACTCATGGCTGGGATGATCGGATTTCTTGCATGTAAAGTTGCTGTGGTATTGGCAGCAGTTAAGCCCATGCGAATTAGTCTAAAGATAAACGAGTGA
- the LOC117630681 gene encoding serine/threonine-protein phosphatase PP2A-2 catalytic subunit yields MDAVPSNSHGNLDEQIAQLMQCKPLSEPEVRGLCEKAKEILMEESNVQPVKSPVTICGDIHGQFHDLAELFRIGGKCPDTNYLFMGDYVDRGYYSVETVTLLVALKVRYPQRITILRGNHESRQITQVYGFYDECLRKYGNANVWKIFTDLFDYFPLTALVESEIFCLHGGLSPSIETLDNIRNFDRVQEVPHEGPMCDLLWSDPDDRCGWGISPRGAGYTFGQDISEQFNHTNNLKLIARAHQLVMEGYNWGHEQKVVTIFSAPNYCYRCGNMASILEVDDCKGHTFIQFEPAPRRGEPDVTRRTPDYFL; encoded by the exons ATGGATGCGGTCCCTTCGAACTCACATGGGAACCTGGATGAGCAGATTGCTCAGCTCATGCAGTGCAAGCCCTTGTCCGAACCAGAG GTAAGGGGGCTCTGTGAGAAGGCCAAGGAGATATTAATGGAAGAAAGCAATGTCCAG CCTGTGAAAAGCCCTGTGACTATTTGTGGTGATATTCATGGACAATTCCATGATCTTGCCGAGCTTTTCCGCATTGGAGGAAAG TGTCCGGATacaaattatttgtttatggGAGATTATGTGGATCGTGGCTATTATTCAGTTGAAACAGTGACA cTCTTGGTTGCCTTGAAGGTGCGTTATCCTCAACGTATTACTATCCTAAGAGGAAATCATGAAAGCCGTCAG ATTACTCAAGTTTATGGTTTTTATGATGAGTGCCTACGGAA GTATGGTAATGCCAATGTTTGGAAGATCTTTACAGATTTATTTGACTATTTCCCTCTGACAGCATTG GTTGAATCTGAAATTTTCTGCCTGCATGGTGGACTGTCTCCATCCATTGAAACCCTTGATAATATACGTAATTTTGACCGTGTACAAGAGGTTCCTCACGAGGGTCCTATGTGCGATCTTCTATGGTCTGATCCTGATGATCGCTGTGGTTGGGGTATCTCTCCCAGGGGTGCTGGATATACTTTTGGCCAG GACATATCTGAGCAGTTCAATCATACAAATAACTTAAAGTTGATTGCTAGAGCACATCAGCTGGTCATGGAAGGATATAACTGGGGTCAT GAACAAAAAGTCGTCACTATATTTAGTGCACCCAACTATTGTTATCGCTGTGGAAATATGGCATCCATCCTTGAAGTCGATGACTGCAAAGGTCACACATTCATTCAG TTTGAGCCAGCTCCAAGGAGGGGAGAGCCAGATGTGACCCGAAGAACACCTGATTACTTCCTATAA